A DNA window from Flavisolibacter ginsenosidimutans contains the following coding sequences:
- a CDS encoding AGE family epimerase/isomerase: protein MSYTKQELIALKDFYASQLLNDTVPFWFPRSFDKEHGGFLLMRDADGSLIDDDKAVWIQGRATWLLSTLYNTVEKKQEWLDGAKLGYEFLNKHCFDTDGQMFFHVTRDGKPIRKRRYFFSETFYVIAAAAYAKASGDEEAAANARKVFGDCIAYASGEKKLPPKFTAVRPSKGIGVPMIMMNTAQQLRETIGDDRCDEWITKWIEEIERDFVKDEIRCVMEQVAPDGSIIDHVDGRTLNPGHAIEGAWFVLHEAKYRNNDPHLIELGCKMLEYMWARGWDKEQGGILYFRDVYNKPVQEYWQDMKFWWPHNEVIIATLLAYLMTGKEKYAQWHKMVHDYSYQHFHDKQNGEWFGYLHRDGTIAQTAKGNLYKGPFHLPRQEWYCTKLLKDYLHEKNGSGLTGSTGAINQGKT from the coding sequence ATGAGTTACACAAAACAAGAGTTAATTGCACTAAAAGATTTCTATGCAAGTCAACTGTTGAACGACACCGTTCCTTTTTGGTTTCCGCGTTCCTTTGATAAAGAGCACGGCGGTTTTTTGCTCATGCGAGATGCCGACGGTTCGCTGATTGACGACGACAAAGCCGTGTGGATTCAAGGTCGTGCTACATGGTTGCTTTCTACTTTGTACAACACCGTTGAAAAAAAACAGGAATGGCTTGACGGCGCAAAACTTGGTTACGAATTTTTGAACAAGCATTGCTTCGATACCGACGGCCAAATGTTCTTTCACGTGACAAGAGACGGAAAGCCCATTCGCAAGCGACGTTATTTTTTCTCCGAAACCTTTTATGTTATTGCGGCCGCGGCTTACGCTAAAGCCAGCGGCGATGAAGAAGCGGCGGCCAACGCAAGAAAAGTTTTCGGCGATTGCATTGCTTACGCAAGCGGCGAAAAAAAGTTACCGCCAAAGTTTACGGCTGTTCGTCCATCAAAAGGCATTGGCGTGCCGATGATCATGATGAACACCGCGCAGCAGTTACGGGAAACAATAGGAGATGATCGTTGCGACGAATGGATCACAAAATGGATCGAAGAAATTGAACGCGATTTTGTAAAAGACGAGATCCGCTGCGTGATGGAGCAAGTGGCGCCGGATGGTTCTATCATTGATCACGTGGACGGAAGAACGCTCAATCCCGGTCATGCCATTGAAGGCGCCTGGTTTGTTCTGCACGAAGCGAAATACCGCAACAACGATCCGCACCTCATTGAACTCGGTTGCAAAATGCTCGAATACATGTGGGCGCGGGGGTGGGACAAAGAACAAGGCGGCATTTTGTACTTCCGCGACGTGTACAACAAGCCCGTGCAGGAATACTGGCAGGACATGAAATTCTGGTGGCCGCACAACGAAGTCATTATTGCCACGCTGCTTGCGTATTTAATGACCGGCAAGGAAAAATATGCGCAGTGGCACAAGATGGTTCACGATTATTCTTACCAGCACTTTCACGACAAGCAAAACGGCGAGTGGTTTGGCTATCTTCACCGCGACGGAACCATAGCCCAAACGGCAAAGGGAAATTTATACAAAGGACCTTTTCATTTGCCGCGGCAGGAATGGTATTGCACGAAACTTTTGAAGGACTATCTCCATGAAAAAAACGGCAGCGGCCTTACCGGCTCAACCGGCGCAATCAATCAGGGAAAAACTTAA
- a CDS encoding DMT family transporter has protein sequence MKKTAAALPAQPAQSIREKLKWLAAGIFFAALWASASTATKIGLSVSQPLVLAVVRFGVASVLMLLIAYGILKERLPVKKEWKQLAVYGFLNITVYLGCYVIAMQTVTAGIGALAIASNPVFISFLSVFFLKKPLHFSTVLALVVCTAGVFCATWPLFKNASVSVPGLLLLLFSMLSYSVGAIYFSSKQWNGLSLLTINGWQTLFGGLFLLPFAFFLYKGAGNHFNATFWGSVGWLAIAVSILAVQLWLWLLQVNAVRAGLWLFLCPLFGFAFAAWLMKDVISTYTIAGILLVVGGLMLSKINTKKNEAMFD, from the coding sequence ATGAAAAAAACGGCAGCGGCCTTACCGGCTCAACCGGCGCAATCAATCAGGGAAAAACTTAAGTGGCTGGCGGCCGGAATCTTCTTCGCCGCCCTTTGGGCTTCGGCTTCTACGGCCACCAAGATCGGTCTTTCCGTTTCGCAGCCGCTGGTGCTTGCCGTGGTACGTTTTGGTGTGGCCTCGGTTCTTATGCTGCTGATTGCATACGGCATTTTAAAAGAGCGTTTGCCGGTAAAAAAAGAATGGAAGCAACTGGCGGTTTACGGCTTCCTGAACATTACCGTTTATTTGGGCTGTTACGTTATAGCCATGCAAACCGTCACTGCCGGAATAGGTGCGTTAGCCATCGCATCAAACCCGGTTTTCATCAGTTTTCTTTCGGTGTTCTTCTTGAAAAAGCCGTTGCATTTTTCTACCGTGCTTGCGCTTGTGGTTTGTACGGCCGGCGTGTTTTGCGCAACGTGGCCGCTGTTTAAAAATGCAAGCGTCAGCGTTCCGGGTTTGTTGTTGTTACTGTTTAGCATGTTGTCGTATTCCGTTGGCGCCATTTATTTTTCATCAAAGCAATGGAACGGACTTTCGCTGTTAACCATCAACGGTTGGCAAACCTTGTTTGGCGGTTTGTTTCTGCTGCCGTTTGCTTTTTTTCTTTACAAGGGTGCAGGCAATCATTTCAATGCAACCTTCTGGGGATCGGTGGGATGGCTTGCCATTGCCGTTTCCATTTTAGCGGTGCAATTGTGGCTATGGCTTTTGCAAGTGAACGCAGTCAGGGCGGGCCTGTGGTTGTTTCTCTGTCCGCTTTTTGGTTTTGCCTTTGCCGCGTGGTTGATGAAAGACGTGATCAGCACATACACCATCGCCGGCATTCTGTTAGTAGTAGGTGGATTGATGTTGTCCAAAATAAACACGAAAAAGAATGAAGCGATGTTTGATTAA
- a CDS encoding family 20 glycosylhydrolase, protein MKKLICSLTFLLCAFFLQAQILLPQYPDSLFPTYYHQRATHFRSLPQTKGDVIFLGNSITDGGEWSEIFNDLKVKNRGISGDVSAGVLNRLDEVAQRKPAKVFLLIGVNDLARNISPDSVVKNILLAASYLKQETPSTQLFVQSILPVNDAFEKFPGHTNKGQQIKQVNEKLKQNATTYRYNFVDLYSSFCDESGKMKKELTNDGLHLLGKGYLLWKHLVYPQVYGLQQQASLLPLPQKLQWQKGYFPLVECRSIFINNDAIRNEGLWLQRQLEKKGLAILFQKKKREKGEKAILLQLGKVSSPMLKEEAYQLEVNENEIVLTANTAHGIFNGLQTLLQLARDGATLDACSITDWPAFSWRGYMIDVGRNYVSMNLLKQQIDAMAAYKLNVFHFHPTEDIAWRIESKLYPQLTAPENMLRNKGQYYSEEEIKELIAYCKERYITFVPEIDMPGHSATFKRAMKTDMQNDSGLLIVKNILKEFCTTYDVPYIHIGADEVKITNQKFVPEVTAYIESFGKGVIGWQPGGNFSNSTIRQLWMDDNAHRSSKDNIRFIDSRHLYLNHMDPLEAVVTIFNREIGDKEKGDSSLLGATLCMWNDRRAEQDVDILRMNPVYPGMLAFAERTWRGGGQAGWIANVSNGDVKAFTEFEGRLLDQKESYFRHKAFPYVKQTQMQWQLYGPYDNEGDANKKFSPEYSSNQSEWKFYKNVVGGTIVLRHWWYPLIKGAVDSPKQNSTFYAFIKAWSDEDGEQNFWIGFNNLSRSPATDSPPANEWDNKGSEVWVNEKKISPPHWQHGGMKGSAETPLVDEGYEYREPTKISLKKGWNTVLIKCPVESFKGKDWQNPVKWEFTFVPVDGE, encoded by the coding sequence ATGAAGAAACTTATTTGCTCGTTAACCTTCCTTCTTTGCGCCTTTTTTTTGCAGGCGCAAATCCTTCTTCCGCAATATCCCGATTCGCTTTTTCCTACTTATTATCATCAGCGGGCAACGCATTTTCGTAGCCTGCCGCAAACAAAGGGCGACGTTATTTTTCTCGGCAACAGCATCACCGACGGCGGCGAGTGGAGCGAAATTTTCAATGACTTAAAAGTTAAAAACCGCGGCATCAGTGGCGATGTAAGCGCCGGTGTATTGAACCGTCTTGATGAAGTGGCACAACGCAAGCCCGCCAAAGTTTTTCTGTTGATTGGTGTAAACGATTTGGCAAGAAACATTTCACCCGACAGCGTGGTGAAAAACATTCTGCTTGCCGCTTCTTATTTAAAACAAGAAACGCCTTCCACGCAACTCTTTGTGCAAAGCATTTTGCCGGTGAACGATGCCTTTGAAAAATTTCCGGGACACACGAACAAAGGCCAGCAAATAAAACAAGTGAACGAGAAACTGAAGCAGAACGCAACAACCTACCGCTACAATTTCGTTGACCTTTACTCGTCGTTTTGCGATGAAAGCGGCAAGATGAAAAAGGAACTCACCAACGACGGTCTGCATTTGTTGGGTAAGGGTTACTTGCTCTGGAAGCATTTGGTTTATCCGCAGGTTTACGGTTTGCAACAGCAGGCATCCCTCTTGCCTTTGCCGCAAAAACTGCAATGGCAGAAGGGCTATTTTCCGTTGGTCGAATGCCGCTCCATTTTTATCAACAACGACGCAATTCGCAACGAAGGCTTGTGGCTTCAACGCCAATTGGAAAAGAAGGGACTTGCGATCTTGTTTCAAAAGAAAAAAAGAGAAAAAGGAGAGAAGGCTATCCTCCTGCAATTGGGAAAAGTTTCGTCACCAATGCTGAAAGAGGAAGCCTATCAACTTGAGGTAAATGAAAACGAAATTGTTTTAACCGCTAATACAGCACACGGCATTTTCAACGGCCTTCAAACGCTGCTGCAATTGGCAAGAGACGGCGCAACGCTGGACGCTTGCAGCATCACCGACTGGCCGGCTTTTTCCTGGCGCGGCTACATGATTGACGTGGGACGGAATTACGTTTCAATGAATTTGCTCAAGCAACAGATTGATGCGATGGCCGCTTACAAGCTCAACGTTTTTCATTTTCATCCCACCGAAGACATTGCCTGGCGCATTGAAAGCAAACTGTACCCGCAACTCACGGCGCCGGAAAATATGTTGCGCAACAAGGGCCAGTATTATTCCGAAGAAGAGATAAAAGAATTGATTGCTTATTGCAAGGAACGATACATCACTTTCGTTCCCGAGATTGACATGCCGGGACACAGTGCCACGTTTAAACGGGCGATGAAAACCGACATGCAAAACGACAGCGGCCTGCTTATCGTCAAAAATATTTTGAAAGAATTTTGCACCACCTATGACGTTCCTTACATCCACATTGGCGCTGATGAAGTGAAGATCACGAATCAAAAATTTGTTCCCGAAGTGACTGCCTACATTGAAAGCTTTGGAAAGGGCGTGATTGGCTGGCAGCCGGGCGGAAATTTTAGCAACAGCACGATTCGGCAATTGTGGATGGACGATAACGCACACCGTTCTTCGAAGGACAATATTCGCTTCATTGATTCCCGGCATCTTTACCTCAATCACATGGATCCGCTTGAGGCCGTCGTCACCATTTTTAACCGCGAGATTGGCGACAAAGAAAAAGGCGATTCTTCCCTTTTGGGCGCAACGCTTTGTATGTGGAATGATAGAAGAGCAGAGCAGGACGTTGACATTTTGCGCATGAACCCTGTTTATCCCGGCATGTTAGCTTTTGCCGAAAGAACCTGGCGCGGCGGCGGACAGGCGGGATGGATAGCGAACGTAAGCAACGGCGATGTAAAAGCGTTTACCGAATTTGAAGGCCGCTTGCTCGATCAAAAAGAAAGTTACTTCCGGCACAAAGCTTTTCCATACGTAAAGCAGACGCAAATGCAGTGGCAACTGTACGGGCCTTACGACAACGAAGGCGATGCGAATAAAAAATTCTCTCCCGAATATTCATCCAATCAAAGCGAGTGGAAGTTTTACAAGAACGTTGTTGGCGGAACAATTGTTTTGCGGCATTGGTGGTATCCCTTGATAAAAGGCGCCGTTGATTCACCGAAACAAAATTCAACCTTCTATGCTTTTATAAAAGCTTGGAGCGATGAAGACGGCGAACAAAATTTTTGGATCGGCTTTAATAATCTTTCGCGTTCGCCCGCAACCGATTCGCCGCCCGCCAACGAATGGGACAATAAAGGCAGTGAAGTTTGGGTGAACGAAAAAAAGATTTCCCCACCGCATTGGCAGCACGGCGGTATGAAAGGAAGCGCCGAAACACCGCTCGTTGATGAAGGATACGAATACCGGGAGCCAACAAAAATATCTCTGAAGAAAGGCTGGAACACGGTCTTGATTAAATGCCCCGTTGAAAGTTTTAAAGGAAAGGATTGGCAAAACCCGGTAAAGTGGGAGTTTACGTTTGTGCCTGTTGACGGAGAGTAA
- the porY gene encoding sensor histidine kinase, protein MKLLTKTTLYFLLAIIPLLAASGYLLFSRFNAQINERADKELVYEELQWIDYLDAATASGNNFILRSPDLLIYPEDGPATNAPELSTIYSARAGNGVQIPFRQLSDVVAVNGVTYRIFIRKSQEQKLALVANIATSMLVVFGGLLLATLLFNWIISRRLWQPFYESLHKIQTVELPKMQALRFDESSTEEFNQLNASLNTMAAKIHSDYITVKEFTEDAAHEMQTPLAVAQSKLELLLQDSNLNATQAEAVVQASDALQRLGKLNQSLLLLAKIEANQFEATGTINLVDVTKKYLTLFDAVIKDKELLVETNFTGDFGARLHPFLADSLVSNLLGNAIKYNFQGGKISITVTKNDYSICNASQRPPIKQENLFRRFKTSPENGETSNGLGLAIVKKIADANDMTVRYEATNNVHCFHVANK, encoded by the coding sequence ATGAAACTTCTAACGAAAACCACACTGTATTTTTTGCTCGCCATCATTCCGCTTTTGGCCGCATCTGGTTACTTGTTGTTCAGTCGTTTTAACGCACAAATCAACGAAAGAGCCGACAAGGAACTGGTGTACGAAGAGTTGCAATGGATTGATTACTTAGACGCGGCAACCGCAAGCGGCAACAACTTTATTTTGCGCTCACCCGACTTGTTGATTTATCCCGAAGACGGACCGGCAACTAACGCTCCCGAACTCTCCACCATTTATTCGGCGCGTGCAGGAAACGGCGTACAAATTCCGTTTCGCCAGTTGTCAGATGTGGTAGCTGTGAACGGTGTTACCTATCGCATTTTCATTCGCAAATCGCAGGAACAAAAGCTTGCCTTGGTAGCCAACATTGCCACCAGTATGTTGGTGGTATTTGGCGGCCTTTTGCTTGCCACACTGCTTTTCAACTGGATCATTAGCCGCCGGCTTTGGCAGCCTTTTTACGAATCGCTACACAAGATTCAAACCGTTGAATTGCCCAAAATGCAGGCGCTTCGTTTTGACGAAAGCAGCACCGAAGAATTCAACCAACTGAATGCAAGCCTGAACACAATGGCGGCAAAAATTCACAGCGATTACATTACCGTAAAAGAGTTTACCGAAGACGCCGCACACGAAATGCAAACACCGCTGGCCGTGGCGCAAAGCAAACTGGAACTCTTGCTTCAGGACAGCAACCTGAACGCAACGCAAGCCGAAGCCGTGGTGCAGGCAAGCGATGCCTTGCAACGGCTGGGCAAATTGAATCAATCGCTTTTGCTGCTGGCGAAAATTGAGGCTAACCAGTTTGAAGCAACCGGCACAATCAATCTTGTGGACGTAACAAAAAAATACCTCACCCTTTTTGATGCCGTAATCAAAGACAAAGAGTTGTTGGTGGAGACAAACTTCACCGGCGATTTTGGCGCAAGGCTTCATCCCTTCCTCGCCGATTCACTCGTGAGCAATCTGTTGGGCAATGCCATCAAGTACAATTTCCAAGGTGGCAAAATAAGCATAACGGTAACCAAAAATGATTACAGCATTTGCAACGCAAGCCAGCGACCGCCGATAAAACAGGAGAATCTTTTCCGACGCTTTAAAACGTCGCCGGAGAACGGTGAAACCTCAAACGGTCTGGGACTTGCCATTGTAAAAAAGATTGCCGACGCCAACGATATGACGGTGCGTTATGAAGCAACGAACAACGTGCATTGTTTTCACGTCGCAAACAAATAA
- a CDS encoding response regulator transcription factor encodes MKILIIEDEGALQQSIQTYLEHQGFVCEAVGDFLTGLQKIRLHQYDCAVIDLNLPYGSGLNLVKELKDVEAKTGIIIISAKNALEDKLKGLELGSDDYLTKPFHLSELNARIHAIIRRRNFEGSKAIVFNEIKLEPEAQRVSVDGKAVDLTEKEYRLLEYFVANKRRVLTKAAIAAHVWGDAYEQLSNYDFIYTHIKNLRKKLVEAGAGDYIKTVHGAGYKFSDN; translated from the coding sequence ATGAAAATTCTCATCATTGAAGACGAAGGCGCCTTGCAGCAATCCATTCAAACGTATTTGGAACACCAGGGATTTGTGTGCGAAGCGGTGGGTGATTTTTTAACCGGCCTGCAAAAGATACGGTTGCATCAATACGATTGCGCGGTGATTGATTTGAACCTCCCTTATGGCAGCGGCTTAAACCTGGTGAAAGAATTAAAAGACGTAGAAGCAAAAACAGGCATCATCATCATCTCTGCAAAAAATGCGCTGGAAGACAAATTGAAAGGCCTCGAACTTGGCTCGGATGATTACCTGACAAAACCCTTTCATCTTTCCGAACTCAATGCCCGCATTCACGCCATCATAAGGCGGCGCAATTTTGAGGGCAGCAAAGCCATTGTTTTTAACGAGATAAAATTAGAGCCCGAAGCGCAACGCGTAAGCGTTGACGGCAAGGCCGTTGACTTAACGGAAAAAGAATACCGCTTGTTGGAATATTTTGTTGCCAACAAACGAAGAGTACTCACCAAAGCCGCCATTGCCGCACACGTTTGGGGCGATGCTTACGAGCAGTTGAGCAATTATGATTTTATTTACACACACATTAAAAACCTACGGAAAAAATTGGTAGAAGCCGGCGCCGGCGATTACATAAAAACGGTTCACGGCGCGGGGTATAAATTTTCAGATAATTGA
- a CDS encoding trypsin-like peptidase domain-containing protein produces MTVKQSFAAVVVAAAISVGSIWGYDQYRQNHSSAWDNQQNSSLFKNASYTETSPGGPGVDFEKAASKAVPSVVHIKTLTKAKQAAMPDLQNSPFRDFFGDGFDDMFGGRGNMQSQVQRASGSGVIVSADGYIVTNNHVVDGADELTVTLSNNKTYKGKVIGRDASSDLAVVKIDATNLSYMNFANSDDVHLGQWVLAIGYPLNLDATVTSGIVSAKSRSLGINGRQSKTPLEAFIQTDAAINPGNSGGALVNTDGDLIGINSAIASPTGSYAGYGYAIPSNMVKKITGDIVKYGSAKRAYLGIMFGSDQMSDEDRQKANIKDGVGVYVMDVSQNSAAAEAGIQKGDFITKINGVAINTGTEIIERIAAMHAGDKLNVSYQRNGSEKTVTVILKGDAGTYALLKEQAVDQLGASFESLDPQKAAQLGISGGVQVKSLSQGVLSEQTRIKEGFIVTKVNGRSVTSVDALKGAIENGGSSVVISGIYPSQPNREYQYALNDLQ; encoded by the coding sequence ATGACAGTAAAACAATCTTTCGCAGCGGTAGTGGTGGCAGCAGCCATTTCAGTGGGCAGTATTTGGGGCTACGATCAGTACCGGCAAAATCATTCGTCCGCGTGGGACAACCAGCAAAACTCATCTCTCTTTAAAAATGCAAGCTATACGGAAACCTCGCCCGGCGGTCCTGGCGTGGACTTTGAAAAAGCCGCTAGCAAAGCGGTGCCTTCGGTGGTGCACATTAAAACCTTGACAAAGGCCAAACAAGCGGCCATGCCAGACCTGCAAAACAGTCCGTTCCGCGATTTTTTTGGCGACGGCTTTGACGACATGTTTGGCGGAAGAGGAAACATGCAATCGCAAGTGCAACGGGCTTCGGGCTCGGGTGTGATTGTAAGCGCCGACGGCTACATCGTGACCAACAACCACGTGGTGGACGGTGCCGATGAATTAACCGTAACCCTGAGCAACAACAAAACCTACAAAGGAAAAGTTATTGGCCGCGACGCCAGCAGCGATTTGGCCGTGGTAAAAATTGACGCCACCAATTTGTCGTACATGAACTTCGCCAACTCCGACGACGTTCATCTTGGACAATGGGTATTGGCAATTGGCTATCCGCTCAACCTCGACGCAACGGTAACATCGGGTATCGTCAGCGCAAAATCAAGAAGCCTTGGCATCAACGGCCGCCAAAGCAAAACGCCTCTGGAAGCCTTTATTCAAACCGATGCGGCCATCAATCCCGGCAACAGCGGTGGCGCCCTTGTAAATACCGACGGCGACCTGATTGGCATTAACAGCGCCATTGCTTCGCCCACGGGCTCTTATGCCGGTTACGGTTACGCCATTCCTTCCAACATGGTGAAAAAAATTACCGGCGACATTGTGAAGTACGGCAGCGCCAAACGGGCTTACCTCGGCATCATGTTCGGCAGCGATCAAATGAGCGACGAAGACCGTCAAAAGGCAAACATTAAAGACGGCGTTGGCGTGTATGTGATGGATGTTTCGCAAAACAGTGCGGCTGCGGAAGCCGGCATCCAAAAAGGCGATTTCATTACAAAGATTAACGGCGTTGCCATCAACACCGGAACGGAAATCATTGAAAGAATCGCGGCCATGCACGCTGGCGATAAGTTGAACGTAAGCTATCAACGCAACGGCAGTGAGAAAACAGTTACAGTGATATTGAAAGGCGATGCCGGAACCTATGCGTTACTAAAAGAACAAGCCGTTGATCAACTGGGCGCTTCGTTTGAAAGCCTCGACCCGCAGAAGGCGGCTCAACTCGGCATCAGCGGTGGCGTGCAAGTGAAAAGCCTTTCACAAGGCGTGCTGAGCGAACAAACACGCATCAAAGAAGGCTTCATCGTCACCAAAGTAAATGGCCGCAGCGTAACCAGCGTTGACGCGTTGAAAGGAGCGATTGAGAACGGCGGAAGCAGCGTTGTCATCAGCGGCATTTATCCGTCTCAACCCAACCGCGAATACCAATACGCTTTAAACGATCTTCAATAA
- a CDS encoding DUF4231 domain-containing protein: MPDLIQEPIKFSGNQKAVAVFSSSEDAAAEIQDKLNLAPYNAIILVFGSADNIEEKIVPRLTQLCRRGIASAAADAKAVILDGGTNAGVAMLVGAGVASRNTKVSLIGVAPKGKVSFPGLQDVPANATPLEPNHSHFVLVDGNEWGNETPTLFNLADVLMQPPKKEVDAAQSANGSQTSWLSRSKKESGTNSQPAKEKKIPALAILIGGGAVTKDEVVQAVRRRIPMIVVKGSGGLAEDVTDAYDKKDVLPDDPDLAEIIADGDIHLHSLDDLVEGMNRLILRELATDKVLQQAWQTFATYDLNAGNQQSWFRHLQMWILCVGLIGTALAISDQVLQTYHVYDDSRVTVLAKTFKYLLILIPIGLTALVAASNRFKQGSKWMLLRAGAESIKREIYKYRVKGYYKEVDTTAQETRTDEEMKRQEQVTPEQELTHKVEDVTRRVMRTEVNSTSLKQYTGGVYPPNYGQPPSDDGFSVLTPDKYVEVRLDEQIKYFQGKTPKLQKQYFRLHCGVLIAAAVGTFLSAAGWPVWIALTTAIVAAFTTYLGYMQVENTLTKYNQAATDLENVKGWWNALSSSEQAMTKNIQLLVDHTEEVLQTELDGWVQQMKDALETLRKEQEKDKGKDNASEGANVPPPPPPPGGEGGAAGEGAAPVADNGEPNVQAGMNENDAAKAAAEAAPAQATDAAAPNVTNQAAGENSAPPSNVENDDSPADKNDDDETENKGGSDGDVKEDKPE; this comes from the coding sequence ATGCCTGATCTTATTCAAGAGCCCATTAAGTTTTCCGGTAACCAAAAAGCCGTTGCCGTATTTTCTTCAAGCGAAGACGCGGCGGCCGAAATTCAAGACAAACTGAATCTTGCACCGTACAACGCCATCATCCTCGTGTTTGGCAGCGCCGACAACATCGAAGAAAAAATTGTCCCGCGTCTTACGCAATTGTGCCGCAGAGGCATTGCCAGCGCTGCCGCCGATGCAAAAGCCGTCATTCTTGATGGCGGCACTAACGCAGGCGTTGCCATGTTGGTGGGAGCGGGGGTTGCCAGCCGAAACACAAAAGTTTCGTTGATTGGTGTGGCGCCGAAAGGCAAGGTTAGTTTTCCGGGTTTGCAAGACGTGCCGGCGAACGCCACGCCTTTAGAGCCCAATCATTCGCATTTTGTTTTGGTTGACGGCAACGAATGGGGCAACGAAACACCAACGCTGTTTAACCTGGCAGATGTGCTTATGCAACCGCCAAAAAAAGAAGTGGACGCTGCGCAAAGCGCCAACGGTTCACAAACAAGCTGGCTTTCGCGAAGCAAAAAAGAAAGCGGTACAAACAGCCAACCGGCGAAAGAAAAAAAGATACCGGCATTGGCCATTTTGATAGGCGGCGGTGCGGTAACAAAAGACGAAGTGGTACAGGCCGTGCGGCGCAGGATTCCGATGATTGTCGTGAAAGGTAGCGGCGGACTAGCAGAAGACGTTACGGATGCATACGACAAAAAAGACGTTCTGCCGGACGATCCCGACCTCGCTGAAATCATTGCCGACGGCGACATTCATTTGCATTCGCTGGACGATTTGGTGGAAGGAATGAACCGGCTTATTCTTCGCGAACTGGCAACCGACAAAGTTTTGCAACAAGCCTGGCAAACTTTTGCGACTTATGATTTGAACGCCGGAAACCAACAGTCGTGGTTTCGTCATCTGCAAATGTGGATTCTTTGCGTGGGCTTAATTGGAACCGCGTTGGCGATTTCGGACCAGGTCTTGCAAACCTATCACGTTTATGATGATTCTCGGGTGACGGTTCTTGCCAAGACTTTTAAATACCTGCTCATCCTCATTCCCATTGGCCTTACGGCATTGGTGGCAGCTTCCAACCGGTTTAAGCAAGGAAGCAAGTGGATGCTGTTGCGAGCCGGCGCCGAATCCATCAAGCGTGAAATTTACAAATACCGCGTAAAGGGCTATTACAAGGAAGTTGACACGACCGCCCAGGAAACAAGAACAGATGAAGAGATGAAGCGGCAGGAACAGGTAACGCCGGAACAAGAGCTAACGCATAAAGTGGAAGACGTTACGCGGCGTGTAATGCGCACCGAAGTAAACTCTACTTCGCTCAAGCAATACACCGGCGGCGTGTATCCGCCGAATTATGGACAGCCCCCAAGTGACGACGGCTTCAGCGTACTTACGCCGGACAAATACGTGGAGGTCCGGCTGGACGAGCAGATAAAATATTTTCAGGGAAAGACGCCAAAGCTTCAAAAGCAATACTTCAGGCTTCATTGCGGTGTGTTGATTGCCGCTGCTGTTGGTACCTTTTTGTCGGCTGCGGGATGGCCGGTTTGGATTGCCTTAACTACCGCAATCGTTGCCGCGTTTACCACCTATCTTGGTTACATGCAGGTAGAGAACACGCTGACTAAATACAACCAGGCGGCCACGGATTTAGAAAATGTCAAAGGCTGGTGGAACGCACTTTCGTCAAGCGAACAGGCCATGACGAAAAACATTCAGCTCCTGGTTGACCATACCGAAGAAGTGCTGCAAACCGAACTGGATGGCTGGGTGCAACAAATGAAAGATGCACTGGAAACCTTACGCAAAGAGCAAGAGAAGGACAAAGGAAAGGACAATGCAAGCGAAGGCGCTAATGTGCCACCTCCGCCGCCGCCTCCCGGTGGAGAAGGGGGCGCTGCAGGTGAAGGTGCAGCGCCGGTTGCCGACAACGGCGAGCCAAACGTTCAGGCAGGTATGAACGAAAACGACGCAGCAAAAGCTGCAGCGGAAGCTGCACCGGCACAAGCAACGGATGCGGCTGCGCCAAACGTAACCAACCAAGCGGCTGGTGAAAATTCTGCGCCGCCTTCCAATGTGGAAAACGATGACAGTCCCGCCGATAAAAACGACGACGATGAAACAGAGAACAAAGGAGGAAGTGATGGTGACGTGAAGGAGGACAAGCCCGAATAA